The Archangium primigenium genomic interval CGAGCATCTACCGGTGCGGCAGCAAGGACTGCGAGATGCGGCTCACCCCGAAGGCGCACTACCAGTCCCCCTGGGACAAGAAGACCCAGGAGGACCTGCCGTGGGATGACCTGAACACGTTCCTCTGGAAGATCTCCCGCACGCCCGAGCACGAGTTCGAGGCCTTCCTCCGCGAGCACCTCGATCTGGACGCGTACCTGCGCTACCTCGCCGTGGGCGCGTTGATCAGCATCAGCGGGATCGACGACTCGGGCAGCTACCTGGTGCGCGATCCGAAGCAGGGCCGGTGGCTCTACGTTCCCTGGGATTTGAACAACAGCAAGCTGCTGTACTACCGCTACGAGCCGGTCGGCACGGATCCGAGCGTGAAGCTGCCCTTGCCCGCCTATACCGCCTACGACACGCGGCAGGAGCGCATCTACCAGTACAAGGAGGAGAAGTACGGGGGGGCGCACCTGCCCTTCAGTGTCCTGAACCAGCGCATCTGGGATTGTCCCGCCCTGCGCGCGCGGGTGCTCGACACCATCGAGACGTTGATGGCCACCGTCTTCACCGAGGAGGCCACGACCCGGCGCATCGATGAGGAGCATGCGCTCATCCGCGACCTGCTGCCCAAGGACCCGTATGTCGTGCTCCCGGCGGCGCGCTATGCGCCGGAGTACCTCAAGCGGTACGTCACGCGCCGGCGGGCCTTCATCCAGCAGCAGCTCCCCTTGGAGCGGCACCGGGGGGAGGGTGGGGTGGTCATCAACGCCTTTGGCATCCTTCCGGGCGCGGCGGTCGACGCCCAGGGACGCGCGGCGGGCTACATCGAGCTCTACAACCGAGAGGACACCCCCGTGGCGTTGGGCGGGATGACCTTCACGGACGACCTGAGCCGCCAGTTCAAGCACCGGCTGCCCAAGACCCTGGTGGTGCCCGCGCATGGGACGCTGCGACTGGTGGCGGATGGCGCTGCCCAGGCGGGCGCGGAGCACCTGCCCTTCAAGCTCTCCACGCAGGGCGGCGAGCTGGGGCTCTTCGACGGTCAGCGGATGACGGGCGTGGTGGACCTCACCTTCCATGCGCCACTGTCCCCGGGCCAGGCCTATGGGCGCCTGCCGGATGGGGCGGAGGCCTGGGGCTGGCACGAGGCGCGGTGAGAAGGGAGGGGCGGAAACCTATTCCTTCACGCTCGTGGGCAGTCGCTTCTTCTCGACGATGGGCACGTAGCACCGGCCCTCCTGCTCGTAGAAGTCGCCGCAGGGCGGACGCTGTTCGAGTCGAGCCCAGCATGCGTCGCTGAGCGCCAGGTTGGGCTCCTCGCATGGCGGCGCCGCCTGGCCCTTCATCCGCTGGCGAGGCATCTTCTTCGCCACCACCCCGGCGTCTCCCTGGCGGGTGATGAGCCACTCCGGCACCTCCGAGTCCTCCACCTTCCGTTCCGCTCGCGGCTCCGGTCCGCCGCTGAGCGTGAGGACAGATGCCGCGCCGGGCGCGTCCTCCGCCATCTCCCTCGAGTGGGTGCGACCCGAGGCAGCACACGCACGGCCAGGAGCACGGGGAGCATGGAGCCCAGCTCCCGCGCGCATTCAACGGAGAAGAGGACAAGCCCCAGCCTGCCGAGCCCGTGGCGCCTGGCGCTGATGAAGACGCGAGCCCACTCCCCCCTTTTCCTTGGAGTCATGTTGGTGGCGTGACGTATCGCGTAGTGTGCGTGCGCGTCCACTGGGCTTGAGCCGCTGACGTGACTCTCCCGCACTTGTGGCATCGCGGACGACCTGTGGGTTCCTGGTGTTTCCGCGCACGGGTCCGCTTCTTGCGGTCGCGCCGGGTGGTGCCGGTTTTTAAGATGACCGGGCGATGATCAACCACGAGTTGCTAGAGGCCTACCTGGGCCGTCAGGCCACCTTCGAGGCGCTGGGCCAGGCCCTGCATGCGCGCTTGAAGGACGTGCTCTCGAGCGGTGGGGTCGAGGTGCACGCCGTGAGCTACCGGGTGAAGGACCTCAAGAGCCTCGCCCACAAGCTGGGCCGACCCGACAAGACCTACCAGCGCCTGGAGGACATCACCGACCTCATCGGGCTCCGGGTCATCACCTACTTCGATGACTCCGTCGACCACGTGGACGGTCTCATCAAGGCGAACTTCCGCGTGGACTCCAGCCGTTCGGAGGACAAGCGGCGGCGGCATGATCCCCACAGCTTCGGCTACGTCTCCCTGCACAGCATCTGCCACCCTCCCGCGGATCTGCTGGAGGCGCACCCGGAGTGGGACTGGCCGTTCGAGATTCAAATCCGCACCATCCTCCAGCATGCCTGGGCCGAGATCGAACACGACCTGGGCTACAAATCCGCCGAGTCGATTCCCATCCCCCTGCGCCGGCGCTTCTCACGCCTCGCGGGGCTGCTGGAGCTCGCGG includes:
- a CDS encoding CotH kinase family protein: MQVIPWSVVVVCLFCACTPMERTSSEPEAPPLAPGESPAPEPRGPDASVPATPSEPTRPEQDTPPPPWTPAWTGPQSQVENFELSFDETTWRLVNDPSTSEDYAPGRFKARGVEYAVGMRLRGDQAFFHPKKSWKVELPEGQKLDGARHLNFLAEWLDAGLLTDAFSYELMHVAGAHAPRARYVTLTVNGRFEGVFMLVEQVDKSFLKAHGLPSDSSIYRCGSKDCEMRLTPKAHYQSPWDKKTQEDLPWDDLNTFLWKISRTPEHEFEAFLREHLDLDAYLRYLAVGALISISGIDDSGSYLVRDPKQGRWLYVPWDLNNSKLLYYRYEPVGTDPSVKLPLPAYTAYDTRQERIYQYKEEKYGGAHLPFSVLNQRIWDCPALRARVLDTIETLMATVFTEEATTRRIDEEHALIRDLLPKDPYVVLPAARYAPEYLKRYVTRRRAFIQQQLPLERHRGEGGVVINAFGILPGAAVDAQGRAAGYIELYNREDTPVALGGMTFTDDLSRQFKHRLPKTLVVPAHGTLRLVADGAAQAGAEHLPFKLSTQGGELGLFDGQRMTGVVDLTFHAPLSPGQAYGRLPDGAEAWGWHEAR